cattcgcatttttccctgccacgcgttcgcgtcgtccacgctccTGCGTCAGTTgcgcttttccaatccgcgcggtcgcgtgagccatgcgaccgcgtcactgcgaatttCTTTCTTCCGCGCGgttgcgtcgctgacgcgtacgcgtcacttctcgctagtcatctcctcaatttcttgtgtttcttccatttttacaagcttcctttccaatctctcactcattcatgccctataaagcctgaaacacttaacacacagatcaaggcatcgaaatgtaataagagaggattaagattagccaaattaagaccaaagaagcatgttttcaatcatgtaataattttaggaaggaaatataaatgcatgctaattatatgaataagtgggtaaagaccatgataaaaccacacaattaaacacattgtaaaccataaaatagtggtttatcagtcgttCTTCATCCCAgtccaccagaacatcttctttaagtcatAATACATCTTCGTACTTCCGGGATGAATAGAAAACCCACTGTTATGAGCTTCCTACAACAAATGTTATCTCAAACTCCCGACATCCGGTATACAAATTCTCCCCTTGTATCTCCACAACCCTTCACCATCCTTAGTGAATTCTCCATGCCTCTTCTTACCAACTGGTTGAAATAATTGCTGAAGCTTTTGCTCATCTTGTTGAGCCCTTTGAATCTCTGTCTTAAACGTTCTTGAAATCTACAACTAATTCAAACAAGCTCTTCTGGCAACTTCACCAATATTCATCTTAAGATCCACTAACTTCTCTTCTTTGATTCACATCCAAGCTATTGTTAAGGACTTTTGACTCAATGCATTCGCCACAACATTCAcctttccagggtgataactTAGCTCAAACTCATAATCCTTTAGCAaatccatccaccttctctgacacatattaagctctttctgatcaaagatgtacttgagatTCTTGTGATCAGAAAATACGCCAAACCTCACTCCGTACAAGTGGTGCCTCTAAATCTTCAACGCAAACACAATCGccgctaattccaagtcatgagatggGTAATTTACCTCATGCGGTATCAGCTGACGTgatgcgtaagccaccacattccggtgttgcatcaacacgcaacccaaacccttTTAAGAAgcatcacagtacacttcaaacggttcGTGCGTTTCAGGTAAAATCAAAACAGGCACTGAACTTAACTTTTGCTTCAAGGTCTGAAAACTTTCTTCACACTCCAACGTCCACACAAATGGCACCTTCTTCCTTGTCAACTTAGTCATCGGTAGTGCAATTTGTGAAAATTCCTCAATAAATCTCTGGTAATACCCGGCTAAGCCCAAGAAACTTCTGACTTTCGTCACCATCGttggtctttcccattccatcaccgccTCTACTTTCAAAAGATCTACGACTATCCCTCCTTTGCCTTCCATATGACCTAGAAACTTCAATTCCTCCTTCCATAACTCACACTTGGACAACTTAGGATACAATTTCCGCTCCTTCTGGATTTGCAGCACAACTCTCAAGTGTTCCTCGTGCTCCTTCACTGTCTTAGAGTAAACTTAGATGTCATCTATGAGAACCACCATGAATTTGtctaaaaagggacaaaatactctattcatgtaatccatgaacacaGCAGGTGCATTCGTTAACCTAAAGGACATCACCACAAACTCGTAGTGTCCACATCGTGTCCTAAATGCAGTTTTCGGAATGTCATCCTCTTTCACCTTTATCTGATGGTAACCGGATCTTAAGTCAATCTTGGAAAACACCCTAGCACCTTGcaattgatccatcaagtcatctatccttggtagtgggtacttgttcttcacagtcactttgttcaGCTGTCGGTAATTCACACAAAGTCGCATTCCTccatcattcttcttcaccaataaaactAGCACTCCCCACGGAGATACACTCagtcgaatgaacctcttgttcagaagctcttccaactgcGTCTTTAATTCTGCTAGCTCTATCGGAGCCATCCTTTACGGCGCAATCAATACTGGTCCAGCTCCTGGCACCAATTCAATTGCAAATTCAATCTCCCTTTGAAGTGGAAACTCAGGAATATCTTTCGGGAACACCTCTGGAAAGACCTCCGAAAAGTCACTAACTACCGAAATTTGATCTAGCTTCTAATTATCACATAACGCATTCACAGCCAACAGTatataaccctgacactcttCCCCACTATAGTGCACCATTACGGAGTTCTGATAATAACCTTCAGCTATCACTGCTTCATTTTctccttccggcataaactgAATTGACCgctcaaagcaatccaacaaaaccCGATTCTTCGACAACCAATTAAACCCAATTATCATCTCCAACCCAACCATTGGTAAAtaaatcaaatcatgcacaaagtctctacccttaagcttgaaacctacttgcCTACAACCTGATCTAGTAATAACCGTCTCATGCGGAGTATGTACTGCAATTCAAATGCTAATTATGACACTTTCAAACCTAATTCCTCAACTTTAGCAACGAAATAAACAAATGCAAAGCTCCTGTATCATACAATGCAACCAAGATTTTATCACCAATTAAACAGTTACCTCTCATCAGAGGATCCGCCTTAGTAGCATCCTTGGCGTTCACAGCAAATACTTGCCCCTGATGTTGACTCTAACCCGCATTCAAGTTCTTCCCATGGGTACAATCCCTTGCAATATGACCAGGTAAACCACAGTTGAAGCAACCACCTATACTAATCTTGCAAGAGTCATTTGGATGAAAACGCTCACAACACATACAAGTTAAATCCGGAGAAATCTTACTCTGATTCCCTCTTCCTTTGGCATATTAGAACTGATTATAAGT
This region of Arachis hypogaea cultivar Tifrunner chromosome 8, arahy.Tifrunner.gnm2.J5K5, whole genome shotgun sequence genomic DNA includes:
- the LOC140174629 gene encoding uncharacterized mitochondrial protein AtMg00860-like, with the translated sequence MAPIELAELKTQLEELLNKRFIRLSVSPWGVLVLLVKKNDGGMRLCVNYRQLNKIKVKEDDIPKTAFRTRCGHYEFVVMSFRLTNAPAVFMDYMNRTVKEHEEHLRVVLQIQKERKLYPKLSKCELWKEELKFLGHMEGKGGIVVDLLKVEAVMEWERPTMVTKVRSFLGLAGYYQRFIEEFSQIALPMTKLTRKKVPFVWTLECEESFQTLKQKLSSVPVLILPETHEPFEVYCDAS